In Megalops cyprinoides isolate fMegCyp1 chromosome 12, fMegCyp1.pri, whole genome shotgun sequence, the sequence TACTCTCCCCTTTCAGTGAAGATTGACAAGGAGCGACAGCTTGTTATCCTTGATGAGGAACATGAGGCAAGTTGTTGGTTACTATTAGTGTTTATTTGGATGCTGTTCTCAGAAGGAAGGTATTAATTATAAGCACAGTGAAGTGGTAAGGGTGCTAAATTCATTGCCAGAAGTTGTGGTTTTGGATATCAGAAAGAAAGATGTGTGCTTAACCACTGCAATGACAAGTGCAGCTGAGGTTTTAGTTTTCACATAATGGTGTGTTacttgtaaaatatgtaatgtaatgttttcagctgagttgaggaaataaatgtcataCCTGTCAGTATTCAATGATATGGTGTATTGTTCATGTAATGGTTCATGTAAAATTGAGTTACAGTAAATGATAATGGTAATGGATAGTATGTATAATAGTATGCAGCTGCTAATATTAAGGAAGTCTACAATCACAACATtagtttgtaaatatttaattccaCTTTTCAGATTGTACCAACTTTACCAAATAGGGTCATAAATCAAGCTATTAGTTTTCTGTCTAAAAAATTCAGATACTTTGaatattaaatcatatttacattaattttctTTGTCATAGGATATATCTCCTGATGATCTGAAGGATGAATTGCCTGAAAGACAGCCAAGATATCCTTTGATCATTACACAATGGAATAACGCTGTTGTTTTGGGCTCATTAGTCTAGATAGTTTCAAACTCAATACTCATTAATACAATGaatgaattatacattttttatattgaaCAGTACAATATTTTGATGtgtttaataataacattattgtcCTTAATCACAGATACATTTGTGGTCTATAGCTATAAGTACCAACATGACGACGGCCGTGTTTCCTACCCTCTCTGCTTCATCTTTTCTAGCCCAGTCGGTAAACAAATGTTTAGTTATTATTaccaagaaaacacaagaaggACATATTACGTAATCGCACATAATCTTATAGTTAAATTTCCACAGTTGGGGAAACTAAGGGGAGTCGAATGTGCGTCTGTCAGGTTACATTAAAAACGATCAGTTAATTACTGACAGAAAAGGTCGCACTTAGTCTTATGGAATGACTGCCTCCGATAGGATAGGCAAGGCTGTTTTTTAGTGTTCAGCATTTTCATGGCAGTGCACTATGAACTGGAACTCTGTTTGCTGGAAAATATGTCCTTTTGTCCAGGGTGCAAACCTGAGCAGCAGATGATGTACGCTGGGAGCAAAAACAAGCTAGTGAAGACTGTGGAATTGACCAAGGTGAGTGTCCATaactttgttttcatgaaatggCGTAATGAAGAAAGGACataaagggaaacaaaaacttttttccaGGTGTTTGAGATCAGGAACACAGAGGATCTGACAGAGGAGTGGCTGCGGGAGAAACTGGGATTCTTCCGTTAGGCGCCTCTCATCTGACTGGACAGAGATGTCAGGAAGTTGACCAAGGCAGCATGTGATATTTCTGTGGGGAGGCAATTCCATGGTCCATGTCTCACTGTATCTTTCCCATTTTCTGTTTGAGACCATGGCCCCCAGCCTTCCCATTTGGTAACTTTCCAGAATTCATCTTTGCATTCCCATCCTGATTTTATAAAGAATatgaaaagtggaaaaattttgaaagagcacatttttcctgttttcctccaAATTCCAGAAGAATCTTGATAGCTGAGACACATTCCAAATCTGTTGTTAATCAGGCACTAACCAGATGTTTGTTTAGGTGTGACTGCACTAATGTGcttaaaattcaattttcagtcacagtattcattttctaTCACATCTCAACTTTGTAGTACTGTTGACACATAAAAGATCCCAGGTAGTTGTGCTTcctgttgaatttttttaacCCCCACTACTAAAACTACCACCACTAACACCACTACCACACACAAACGGGAAGAACAGAACATTTAATCTTGACAGAATAATTGGTGAGACAATTTTACACTGATACCTCTTAATGCTATTTCTTGTCTACTTAGATATATTTCTCCAAATGAGAGTCAGTTAAATCAGTCAATATATTCTGTTAGTATTTATAGTTATTTTGTTCCCAGCATAATTATATCTACATTATAAATTaaaagttgtggtcaaagcATTGGAACCACAGTGCAGCTAACAGTCTTGTTTAATCAAtgggaaaatgttttggtttcaCAGTTTTCGCGTAAATATAATAACTGCACTTTGATTGGTGGGTGGGACTGTGGCAAGTCACTTGACCATCAATTGGTCAACTGGGAATCACCACATTATGAGGTTTTCAGAAGAGACCTAGAAGCTATGATGAAGTGCAGATGGGTTTACAGAAAGTATAGGGTGCATACATATAGCACATATTTTTGGAATGTAGACCATGGAATTCACTTGATTGATCTCCATGTTTCCAAAGGTTGATCAGTATATCAAAGGTCCCACAAAGCAGAGATATATCCTTTACCCTCCAAATGCCAGAATCATCAGTAGGATTGACACGTAATAGCAGTCTGTGGTGGTATTGAACTTTTCCTGTACTGTCTCTATTAAATGGGAGTAAcgtataaataaatgatgtttGTCACTCAACATCTGTACTCTTATTAAGTACTGTGACTGTAACTGTGAGACCAAGAAAATTTAGTTTTGACTTTTGAATTTTAACTTTTAGTTTTGAAAGTTTAATCTGAGCATGCCTTACTGTTAAGGTCCATTGCTGTCCAAATAATTGTTAAACTGCTGCTAGTGTTAAGGTGTATTGGGATTAATGTTATCTGAGGACTCTGTTAGGACATTACAACCATATAGCTGCAGCATTCCAGATTTGTAAAATTGGAAATCTGGTATGTTTATCAAGCTGGTAAACACTGGATAATTTGTTAATGCTCTGCCTTGAAATCTTGAGAAATTTGAAACAAATTTGCGCATACCAATTCAAGCAATTAATGCAAAGGTTCACAGTGCTAATTTATAGtgatatttaaacacatttagtGCTTCTTAACAGTGCTTTTGGGAAACTCAGCTCAGTATTTATTGTTTGTACTATTGTtacgttttttttcttttcaaagttaTTTGATGTATCTACACTAATACCTAGGTAATTTGGGGGAATTAAAATTTGTGTTTCGAATAAGAAAGTAgaaaaagttattttctttgtttcttccCAGATAAATATGCTTAACTTGTATTACACTATTACAATtccttgttattgttttgtttcattcctGTATTTTCAGTCTGCTGCAGTTGTCCATTGGAACTGTATAAGCATGCATTACAAGAAGGAAATGGTTTTTCTGTCAGTGAATTCAGAATTTCAGTGGGAATCATATAGACTTGAAATTACCGGGTTGGATCATTAAACTTCTTTGTCCTCATAGGCACCTCTAAGAACTGGGAGACTGACGTGGACAATCTCAACCTGTTTGACAAATCAGACAAATCAAGATAGTTCCCTATGTGTATTGTTATAATGAAACAAGGCTTCATCCGTTGCTGATCATGTGATCATTGTCTGATGCCATGGGTTTTACTGTTACTATAGAATAGTATGGGATGAGGGGGCATTGACTGACAAATGTGAATGCCTTTACTAAAGTGGGACCAATTTAAAAACCGAGgaatgtgtaattgtttttaaacagtgGGAGTATtctgtaatttaatgtttttaaggATTCTGCAGTGTCAATACCAGGgttcagcaggacagagaaaTTGGTTCTTTGTTTACAAGTTAACATCTGACCTTCTTTGCAGTAGCTTTGGAGAGCGACATAAAGCACACCTTTGTATATGTCCACACATATATCtgtaatggaaaaacaaaacaaagaaccTGATTGAAATAAACACCATGGTAAGGTAATGAGCTCTCATAGTGTCCTACTGTGTCTAaaaatttaaagaagaatgctTCTTtctatgatttaaaaaaaaataatatgtctAGGCACAACTACTtcttaacagtttttttttgtgtatcaGCATAAGACCAAACAAGTGTCTGAAAGATGGACTAGCCAAACCTACTGAGTGGTAATGGCTGCTATCATTAATTTACAGGGCTATTGTTAGCATTTATGTATGGATTTTAAAGGGTTGTAGgaactttgttttctttatctaTTCCTCATTAACTCAAGTTCAAACTATTATTGTAGatttgagaaaaatgaatgtcaGACAAATTATACTATGTAGTGCTTGATTGTGAAGTGGTGAAACATGCATCAAAGCATGCCATTCCTGTTTGCTCAAAAATAGGCCTATAGTTTCATATGTAATCATGTGCTTATTTCTTTAATAATTGGGACAGTATGGACAaaaataatatgttaatatatagTGCAAATTACAGCTtggaaaatacaaaagcaaGACTGGGAGTGCAAGCTACTAGTTACTGTATACCTTTATAGTAAACAGAGGATACTACAACTTTAAATATCTCTTGAGGTATATTCAGTTGGAAGCATGAATATGTTAGATTTTAGCTTCATAATGGGCATTGTATCatgcttacattttttgtaattcatcatatttacaaacaacaatgaatttcaaataatttaaacactttttttacatatatgtatgaTTTTAGGTCTGTGCAAATTGTACCATAGCTATGGTTTAATTTTTACTGTGCCTAACAGGTCTCAATGTGGAAAACTGTCAGCATTTTTAATGATCTCCCATGGATTATCTGAAAGCTTTATGATCTGTGTTGAGAACTTCCtaacaaagtaacaaaataaattttgtttttcagcagtttACTCTAAacatgtgggtgtgtttatgtatatgtatatatacatatatgaacacacagacacacagataagtgtgtgtgtgtgtctgcgtgtgtagGCATCTGATTATGCTGATTGTATTGCGTATGTCAGCAGTTAAGATTGCCATGGCAGGGTAACATGTGCTTAGAGATCCAATGCATGGCACTTGTTTACAcggaaaatgcattttgacttccaaaaaattaaacatttgtttatattcattcaaGCAATAACTTgctaaaaatatttctgtttacaAAAATGTAGTGTTCCTCCTGTAATTGATTTAGAGTTGGATTCAGTcataaacattgtattttcaCAGAAAGCAATCAAATTACCAGTTCAAGTGGATTGTCATACTACCAACAATCAGGTTTTGATTTCAGGTTTAGTCCAGGACGGTGTACAATGGAAAA encodes:
- the gmfb gene encoding glia maturation factor beta; this encodes MSESLVVCDVDGELVKKLREFRFRKETNNAAIIMKIDKERQLVILDEEHEDISPDDLKDELPERQPRFVVYSYKYQHDDGRVSYPLCFIFSSPVGCKPEQQMMYAGSKNKLVKTVELTKVFEIRNTEDLTEEWLREKLGFFR